TACGTGGTGGAAATGACCGGCCAATCCAGCAAACTGGACGCCTTTATCCACGGCTTTGAAGAAGGCAGCATCATCGAAGTGGTGCGCTCAGGCCCGACCGGCATCTCCCGTGGCGAGAAAGGCTTACACCTGTAACATTTATTATTTACCCAGCAACGAGAAAACCTATGCAAGTTTATTACGATAAAGACGCCGACCTTTCTGTTATCAGAAGCAAAAAAGTAGCGATCATCGGTTACGGCTCACAAGGCCACGCGCACGCCAACAACCTGAAAGACTCAGGGGTTGACGTCGTTGTCGGCTTGCGTGCCAATTCAGCGTCAGTCGCCAAAGCTCAAGCCAGCGGCTTGACTGTCAAAGACGTACCGGAGGCCATCGCCGGCGCCGACGTGGTGATGATTCTGACTCCTGACGAGTTTCAATCCAAACTGTACAAAGAAGAAATCGAACCCAATATCAAACAAGGCGCGGCCTTGGCTTTCGCTCACGGTTTCGCTATTTTGTACAACCAAGTTGTTCCGCGTAAAGACCTGGACGTGATCATGATTGCCCCAAAAGCACCTGGTCACACCGTGCGCTCCGAGTTTGTTAAAGGCGGCGGCATTCCTGATTTGATTGCGATTCATCAAGATGCGTCCGGCATGGCCAAAGCCATCTGCTTGTCTTACGCATCAGCCATCGGCGGCGGCCGTTCCGGCATCATCGAAACCACTTTCCGCGACGAAACCGAAACCGATTTGTTCGGCGAACAAGCTGTACTGTGCGGTGGCGCGGTGGAACTGGTGAAAGCCGGTTTCGAAACCCTGACCGAAGCGGGCTATCCACCGGAAATGGCGTACTTCGAGTGCCTGCACGAACTGAAATTGATCGTGGACTTGATGTACGAAGGCGGCATTGCCAACATGAACTACTCGATCTCCAACAACGCGGAATACGGCGAATACGTCACCGGCCCGAAAGTGATCAACGAAGAAAGCCGTTGGGCCATGAAACAAGCCCTGGAAGACATTCAGCAAGGTAAATACGCCAAGCAATTTATTCTGGAAGGCCAAACCGGCTATCCTGAAATGACCGCCAGACGCCGTCTGAATGCCGAGCATCCTATCGAAACCGTCGGTGCTAAACTGCGGGCCATGATGCCTTGGATCAAAGCTAACCAAATCGTCGATAAAAGCAAAAACTAAGCTTATCGGCTAGGATTAAAGCCCATCTACACGATGGGCTTTTTTTTGCCCGCTGGATTTTGCCAAATGCCCGACCATTCTTGCTTCAACCCGTTTTATCTCGGCATCATCACCGCAACCTTGGCCCAGCCCTGCCCCGCCGAATTCTTGCAATGGAGTAATAGCGAGATCCAATATCTGCATGGCGGCAACTACCAGGAACCGTTCAACGCCAACGACGTCAGCCAGTCCATCATCACCGTCACGCATGCCCACGGCTGGGCTTACGGCCGCAACTTCTTCTTCATGGATACGCTGTTTACCGAATCCGGCCAAACCGCGCAAACCAATCTTTACGGCGAGGCATACAGCACCTTCAGCCTCGGTAAAGTCATCGGCTTGGACTTGTCTTATGGCATTTTCAAGGATTTCGGCGTGACCGCCGGCGTCAACCTCGGGGAAAACATGAACAGCTCGTGTAGCGGCTTTCGCGCCTGGCTATACGGCGTTACCGTCGATTTCGACCTGCCGGGCTTCGACTATTTCAACGTCGACTTTTTACGGCAGCGCGTCACCGAAACCGCCGACATCAGCACCTCCTGGCAGATTACCCCGGCGTGGAAACTGCCGTTCGAAATTGCCGGCACAAAATGGAGTTTCGAAGGCTTTGCCGACTTCATCGGCCATAACCACACCGCCGCCCGCCAAGCTCTGGCGCAACCGCAACTTAGATTAGACCTCGGCGACTTATGGGGCCATAGCAACCATTTGTATATCGGCCTCGAATATCAGTATTGGCATAATAAATATGGGATTAAGGGCTTACTTGACAGGGTGCCGCAGGTGTTGGTGGTGTGGAAGTTTTGAGGTAAAT
The window above is part of the Methylomonas sp. ZR1 genome. Proteins encoded here:
- the ilvC gene encoding ketol-acid reductoisomerase, with the protein product MQVYYDKDADLSVIRSKKVAIIGYGSQGHAHANNLKDSGVDVVVGLRANSASVAKAQASGLTVKDVPEAIAGADVVMILTPDEFQSKLYKEEIEPNIKQGAALAFAHGFAILYNQVVPRKDLDVIMIAPKAPGHTVRSEFVKGGGIPDLIAIHQDASGMAKAICLSYASAIGGGRSGIIETTFRDETETDLFGEQAVLCGGAVELVKAGFETLTEAGYPPEMAYFECLHELKLIVDLMYEGGIANMNYSISNNAEYGEYVTGPKVINEESRWAMKQALEDIQQGKYAKQFILEGQTGYPEMTARRRLNAEHPIETVGAKLRAMMPWIKANQIVDKSKN
- a CDS encoding outer membrane protein OmpK, with the protein product MPDHSCFNPFYLGIITATLAQPCPAEFLQWSNSEIQYLHGGNYQEPFNANDVSQSIITVTHAHGWAYGRNFFFMDTLFTESGQTAQTNLYGEAYSTFSLGKVIGLDLSYGIFKDFGVTAGVNLGENMNSSCSGFRAWLYGVTVDFDLPGFDYFNVDFLRQRVTETADISTSWQITPAWKLPFEIAGTKWSFEGFADFIGHNHTAARQALAQPQLRLDLGDLWGHSNHLYIGLEYQYWHNKYGIKGLLDRVPQVLVVWKF